A region of Thermorudis peleae DNA encodes the following proteins:
- a CDS encoding NAD(P)-dependent oxidoreductase — translation MKVGFIGLGNMGFPMARNMLRAGHEVWVWNRTPERAEQLVSDGAHLAATPAEAARVGIVFTMLADDDATRAVVEGVDGILAGLPVGGVHVAASTLSVAFSADLARLHRQRDQRYVAAPVFGRPSVAEQGGLRIVAAGPRETLDMLRPLFHALGPDLFVVGEAPELAHAVKVIGNFLLTAMVEALCESFVLAGKAGIERARFAEVVNAVFRSPLVESYSQLLLAERFDQPAFRLRLGLKDVRLALALAEATTTPLPLADLIRQHAIEGVARGMSEHDFTALLRVLEAHAGIGPMASKSA, via the coding sequence ATGAAGGTAGGATTCATCGGTCTTGGCAACATGGGCTTCCCGATGGCACGCAACATGCTGCGCGCTGGGCATGAGGTTTGGGTCTGGAACCGCACACCGGAACGAGCTGAGCAGCTCGTTTCCGACGGTGCCCATCTCGCCGCAACGCCGGCTGAGGCTGCTCGTGTCGGTATCGTGTTCACCATGCTTGCTGACGATGATGCCACGCGTGCGGTCGTCGAAGGCGTCGATGGTATTCTGGCCGGCTTGCCGGTTGGTGGTGTCCATGTCGCCGCCAGCACGCTGAGCGTTGCCTTCTCAGCTGATCTTGCACGGCTGCACCGCCAGCGTGACCAGCGCTACGTCGCCGCTCCAGTTTTCGGCCGTCCCAGTGTCGCTGAACAGGGTGGATTGCGTATCGTGGCAGCTGGGCCGCGCGAGACTCTTGACATGCTTCGCCCACTTTTCCATGCACTTGGGCCTGACCTGTTTGTGGTTGGCGAGGCACCCGAACTCGCACATGCCGTTAAGGTCATTGGCAACTTCCTGTTGACAGCAATGGTTGAAGCCCTTTGCGAGTCCTTTGTGCTCGCTGGCAAAGCTGGCATCGAGCGTGCTCGCTTCGCTGAGGTCGTCAACGCGGTTTTCCGCTCACCATTGGTTGAAAGCTATAGCCAGCTCTTGTTAGCTGAGCGCTTCGATCAGCCAGCGTTCCGCCTACGCCTCGGTCTCAAGGACGTGCGGCTTGCGCTGGCGTTGGCTGAGGCGACTACTACACCGTTACCGCTTGCCGATCTGATTCGGCAGCATGCGATCGAAGGCGTGGCACGAGGGATGAGTGAGCACGACTTTACGGCGTTGCTTCGTGTTCTCGAGGCACATGCCGGTATCGGCCCAATGGCGAGCAAGTCTGCCTAG
- a CDS encoding nitroreductase family protein, whose amino-acid sequence MDKPQQTDGQAILAALRERRSVKAMRPDPICPELVMQVIEAATWAPNHHLTQPWRFFVLTGEARAALGEVLARDPSLSPTKREAVRSKPLRAPVIIAVAVEPDPKAQLLDELSAGAAAIQNMLLAAHALGLGAIWRTGRAIEDPGVKQFLGLPEHAVLLGFIYLGYPAVVPNAPDRRPAAEVTMWIDGQHAADALQRVLASNAISGSPVASGGEA is encoded by the coding sequence TTGGACAAGCCACAGCAAACAGACGGGCAAGCAATTCTGGCCGCGCTGCGTGAGCGCCGCAGCGTCAAGGCCATGCGGCCCGACCCTATATGCCCAGAGCTGGTGATGCAGGTGATCGAAGCGGCAACGTGGGCGCCGAACCATCACCTAACGCAGCCCTGGCGCTTTTTTGTCCTCACTGGTGAAGCGCGTGCTGCACTCGGTGAGGTATTAGCACGTGACCCCTCACTTTCTCCGACGAAACGCGAGGCGGTCCGCAGCAAACCGCTTCGCGCTCCTGTGATCATCGCCGTGGCTGTTGAGCCTGATCCCAAGGCCCAGCTACTTGATGAACTAAGCGCTGGAGCTGCCGCGATCCAGAACATGTTGCTCGCGGCGCATGCCCTTGGCCTTGGCGCAATCTGGCGAACTGGCCGTGCGATCGAGGATCCAGGGGTGAAGCAATTCCTCGGTCTGCCCGAGCACGCTGTGCTGCTCGGCTTCATTTACCTCGGCTATCCAGCTGTGGTACCGAATGCCCCAGATCGCCGCCCAGCTGCCGAGGTCACAATGTGGATTGATGGACAGCACGCTGCTGATGCGCTCCAGCGTGTCCTGGCCAGCAACGCTATATCGGGTAGTCCAGTAGCATCCGGAGGTGAGGCGTGA
- a CDS encoding DUF3386 family protein: protein MSLETSTQHAHAVLRAAHDASYRYPTDFGGFSAEVDLTDGQQRGHGRIVASSPRAVEVCLPGVSTDLAEWVKQTLASELMHRWPRPYEAGDGRYQLVLEQAPEHPLGDCIRLLDDPFHSSYRVRDGVITLVAREIGDEAFHIITLVREPGPDGRWLPTHYVVVFHDRATGQIRRTSVHEAQYTVVDGVALPERMREVTTSPTGLVVREMRLHNHQRLPRSQGVPAA from the coding sequence GTGAGTCTTGAGACGAGCACGCAGCACGCGCACGCAGTGCTCCGTGCTGCACATGACGCCAGCTATCGCTATCCTACCGATTTCGGCGGCTTCTCGGCCGAAGTCGATCTCACTGATGGCCAGCAGCGAGGGCATGGTCGTATTGTGGCTTCTTCACCACGAGCCGTTGAGGTCTGTCTGCCAGGAGTGTCAACCGACCTCGCCGAATGGGTCAAGCAGACACTCGCATCCGAGCTCATGCACCGCTGGCCACGCCCGTACGAAGCTGGCGATGGACGGTATCAGTTGGTGCTTGAGCAGGCGCCAGAACATCCGCTCGGCGATTGCATCCGCCTGCTCGATGATCCATTTCATTCGAGCTATCGTGTGCGCGATGGAGTGATCACGCTCGTTGCCCGTGAGATCGGCGACGAAGCGTTTCACATCATTACTCTCGTGCGAGAGCCTGGTCCTGACGGTCGTTGGCTCCCCACACATTATGTGGTTGTGTTTCACGACCGTGCCACTGGACAGATTCGGCGCACGAGCGTCCACGAAGCCCAGTACACCGTGGTAGACGGCGTGGCCTTGCCGGAGCGCATGCGCGAGGTGACAACCAGCCCCACCGGGCTCGTTGTCCGCGAGATGCGCTTGCACAACCATCAGCGGCTGCCACGATCCCAGGGGGTACCGGCAGCATAA
- a CDS encoding heme/hemin ABC transporter substrate-binding protein yields the protein MVRGLYRILMVMLVVSFLAACSNGERSQPTATTAPTTTSMAASTPFPSPTPSTASTTMPRPTANATAAASPTRNTTATIATTTVTTPSPTPAPATPTALPVTITDATGKQVTVQDVSRIVPVNGDIAEIVWSLGLGDRIVGVDTSATYPPDLLKKLPHIGYQRALSAEGILSLKPTVVIGTPLAGPAQVLDQVRAAGIPVVIVENPTSIDAPMVKIRQVARALGVPDRGEALARQVEQEIKDAQALAARATSHPRAVYLHSPGSAHEPQVAGTNTAAHVMIEAAGAIDAAAAAGIQGYKTLTAEAMTAAAPDYILIFTTDLEATGGIDGLLQLPGIAQTPAGQHRAVLAYDGQFLLGMGPRTGQALRTLVLALHPELGKQS from the coding sequence ATGGTTCGAGGCCTGTATCGCATCCTCATGGTCATGCTCGTCGTCAGCTTCCTGGCCGCTTGCAGCAATGGCGAACGTTCACAGCCGACTGCAACGACTGCTCCAACAACAACATCAATGGCCGCTTCAACGCCATTCCCAAGTCCAACGCCAAGCACAGCAAGCACGACAATGCCGCGCCCAACGGCGAACGCAACAGCCGCTGCAAGCCCAACCCGGAACACGACGGCGACAATAGCCACCACGACCGTAACAACGCCGAGTCCGACGCCTGCGCCAGCAACGCCGACAGCCCTCCCGGTCACGATCACTGATGCGACAGGGAAGCAAGTAACGGTACAGGATGTGAGCCGGATCGTCCCAGTCAACGGTGATATTGCTGAGATTGTCTGGAGCCTCGGGCTCGGCGATCGAATCGTCGGCGTCGACACAAGCGCAACGTACCCACCTGATCTGCTCAAGAAGCTGCCGCATATCGGGTATCAGCGAGCGTTGAGCGCTGAAGGCATCCTCTCGTTAAAGCCGACTGTTGTCATCGGCACCCCCCTGGCCGGCCCAGCCCAAGTGCTTGACCAAGTGCGTGCGGCAGGTATTCCCGTTGTGATCGTCGAGAATCCGACTTCGATTGATGCACCAATGGTTAAGATTCGACAAGTTGCCCGAGCGCTCGGTGTCCCCGACCGTGGCGAGGCGCTGGCACGGCAAGTTGAGCAGGAGATCAAGGACGCACAAGCACTTGCAGCCCGTGCCACAAGCCATCCGCGTGCAGTCTACCTTCACTCCCCAGGGTCAGCGCATGAACCCCAGGTTGCTGGAACCAACACCGCCGCTCACGTGATGATCGAAGCGGCTGGTGCGATCGATGCTGCAGCAGCCGCTGGTATTCAGGGCTACAAGACACTGACCGCTGAAGCGATGACAGCTGCAGCTCCTGACTACATCCTGATCTTCACGACTGATCTCGAAGCCACAGGCGGCATTGATGGCTTACTGCAGTTGCCTGGCATTGCCCAGACACCAGCTGGCCAACACCGTGCTGTGCTGGCATATGATGGCCAGTTCCTCCTTGGCATGGGGCCGCGCACTGGTCAGGCACTGCGCACATTAGTGCTTGCGTTGCACCCAGAGTTGGGGAAGCAATCATGA
- a CDS encoding FecCD family ABC transporter permease — MSRVLTQSQPAGVVPSAWRSGRAWGMATLASGLLLGAVILNVMIGAVEATPRQVLAVLLHHLGIGALAGDVPAQLDAVIWVIRLPRVFLAMLVGSALATAGALLQGLFRNPLADPHIIGVSAGASLAAVATIVFNLASFSLWVLPIAAFTGGLLATAVTYRLARVGARTEVLTLVLAGIAINAVAGAATNLLIYYASDQQLRAVVFWSMGSLGGGTWRAVASALPFIVAGLLLAPRWGRALDLLALGEREAFYLGVPIERLRWQVICVAAILTGASVAVAGAISFVGLVVPHVLRLLCGPSHRTLLPLSAIGGAIIVLLADLVARTVVAPTELPLGVIMGSIGGPFFLWLVRRTRRAQGGWA, encoded by the coding sequence ATGAGTCGTGTACTAACGCAATCGCAGCCAGCGGGAGTGGTTCCGTCTGCCTGGCGCTCTGGTCGAGCCTGGGGAATGGCTACGCTTGCAAGTGGGCTGCTACTTGGCGCCGTTATTCTCAACGTGATGATCGGCGCGGTTGAGGCAACGCCTCGTCAAGTGCTCGCTGTCTTGCTGCATCATCTCGGCATTGGCGCGCTCGCAGGTGACGTGCCAGCACAACTCGATGCAGTGATCTGGGTCATCCGCCTCCCACGCGTGTTTCTTGCGATGCTGGTGGGTAGTGCCCTTGCCACAGCTGGCGCACTACTCCAAGGGCTGTTCCGCAACCCACTCGCTGATCCCCATATCATCGGTGTCTCGGCCGGTGCCTCATTAGCAGCCGTCGCCACGATCGTCTTCAACCTCGCCTCCTTCAGTCTATGGGTGCTGCCAATCGCAGCCTTCACCGGCGGCCTCTTGGCTACAGCAGTGACCTACCGGCTTGCCCGTGTCGGTGCGCGGACTGAGGTACTAACCCTCGTGCTTGCCGGCATTGCAATCAACGCTGTAGCGGGTGCTGCGACGAATTTGCTGATCTACTACGCCTCAGATCAGCAACTCCGCGCTGTCGTATTCTGGTCGATGGGCAGTTTGGGTGGTGGAACATGGCGTGCAGTTGCCAGTGCCCTTCCCTTCATTGTCGCCGGGCTGTTGCTTGCGCCCCGATGGGGACGTGCGCTTGACCTCCTTGCGCTGGGTGAACGTGAAGCATTTTATCTTGGTGTCCCGATTGAGCGGCTGCGTTGGCAAGTGATCTGTGTTGCAGCCATTCTGACTGGCGCCTCCGTCGCTGTTGCTGGGGCAATTAGCTTCGTTGGGCTTGTCGTTCCCCATGTGCTTCGCTTGCTTTGCGGCCCCTCGCATCGCACCCTGCTGCCACTCAGCGCCATCGGCGGTGCAATCATCGTGCTGCTTGCTGACCTGGTTGCTCGCACTGTAGTTGCCCCGACTGAGTTACCCCTTGGGGTCATCATGGGATCGATTGGTGGACCATTCTTCCTGTGGCTTGTGCGCCGCACGCGACGCGCACAGGGGGGTTGGGCATGA
- a CDS encoding heme ABC transporter ATP-binding protein → MSNVTVVEAHDLSYAVGQRTVLEHITLEVQAGKFYALVGPNGAGKTTLLRLLAGELRPSSGVVLIQGQPVQDLSPEELARRRAVLSQQTVVQFAFTAWQVVEMGRAPHWRRVPPATDNLIIRQALERTGALALADRVYPTLSGGEQELVQLSRVLAQEAPLILLDEPAAALDLHRQALLIHIIKELQALGVAIIAVLHDFGLASIADELWLLHRGRLVASGPPDAVLIADQLESVFGCALTVVPVPQAQRILVVPMFQSPTAKGEGEQWSAG, encoded by the coding sequence ATGAGCAACGTAACCGTGGTCGAAGCCCACGACCTTTCCTATGCTGTCGGCCAACGGACAGTACTCGAGCACATCACCCTTGAAGTGCAAGCGGGTAAGTTCTATGCACTCGTTGGCCCCAACGGTGCTGGTAAGACGACGCTGTTACGGCTGCTCGCTGGCGAACTACGGCCTTCGTCGGGAGTTGTTCTGATTCAGGGCCAACCTGTGCAGGACCTTTCACCTGAGGAGCTTGCACGGCGTCGGGCTGTCCTGTCACAGCAGACAGTCGTGCAGTTTGCGTTCACGGCCTGGCAAGTGGTGGAAATGGGACGCGCACCACATTGGCGACGTGTTCCACCCGCCACGGATAACCTGATAATCCGGCAGGCCTTGGAGCGCACCGGTGCACTGGCGCTAGCTGATCGCGTCTACCCTACTCTCTCTGGTGGTGAACAAGAGCTCGTCCAACTATCGCGTGTCCTAGCACAAGAAGCACCGCTGATCCTGCTCGATGAGCCAGCTGCCGCGCTCGATTTGCACCGTCAAGCGTTGCTCATTCACATCATTAAGGAACTGCAAGCTCTCGGCGTCGCTATCATCGCCGTGCTCCATGATTTTGGTCTTGCCAGCATCGCGGACGAACTCTGGCTGCTCCACCGCGGTCGGCTTGTTGCGAGTGGGCCGCCTGATGCTGTCTTGATCGCTGACCAACTCGAGTCTGTCTTTGGCTGCGCCCTTACCGTTGTGCCGGTTCCGCAAGCGCAGCGCATCCTCGTTGTGCCGATGTTCCAGTCACCAACAGCGAAAGGTGAGGGAGAGCAATGGAGCGCTGGCTAG
- a CDS encoding DUF151 domain-containing protein has product MERWLVRVHGIAWATAHGHPVIIVRGVEHDFWFGIAASPSDAQALADCPCALGSGHGRLVRLFAAVLNTVGIQLTEVQLDVDRAGCLEAHLLFIGPTSQHTVLAHGLDGVVLATVLGVPMTMTQQSVHLAAQRTRGMPRVSPFSSDRPTTNDGLSPDLQAFLASLDLDPLD; this is encoded by the coding sequence ATGGAGCGCTGGCTAGTAAGAGTTCACGGCATTGCATGGGCTACAGCGCATGGGCATCCAGTCATTATCGTGCGCGGCGTTGAACATGACTTCTGGTTTGGCATCGCTGCCTCGCCGAGCGATGCCCAAGCCTTAGCGGACTGTCCATGTGCACTGGGGAGCGGACACGGGCGACTTGTTCGGCTCTTCGCCGCTGTGCTCAATACTGTTGGCATACAGCTGACAGAGGTGCAATTGGACGTCGATCGAGCAGGATGTCTGGAAGCGCACCTGCTATTCATTGGCCCAACGAGTCAGCATACAGTGCTGGCTCATGGTCTGGATGGTGTCGTTCTCGCGACTGTGCTTGGTGTCCCAATGACCATGACGCAGCAGAGTGTGCACCTTGCAGCACAACGCACGCGTGGCATGCCAAGGGTATCGCCATTCTCGAGTGACCGGCCCACAACGAACGACGGTTTATCACCGGATCTTCAGGCGTTTCTGGCCTCGCTTGACCTTGATCCTCTTGACTAA
- a CDS encoding M55 family metallopeptidase, whose protein sequence is MHLLLISDLPGVSGIDRATACLPGSVDYAAGLAARQAELAVLITHLRALGASAITVVDWHAWHPGATPLTPAVMPDNVTLLDGALSQRVDVAIAHGLHAMTGAEGFCSQTFAPDLTVTVNGQPVGELALLAWWLGEQGIPLGLVAGDRALSQEAERWTEQTTTVTVKRARGWDAALTLPLERAAAALQASLERVLARREFWWVYRPPSPLAITVERDGVLLAQDRAVSSLHDWLTAFRRKLGAAGS, encoded by the coding sequence GTGCACCTGTTGCTGATCAGCGATTTGCCAGGCGTTAGTGGTATTGATCGAGCGACGGCATGCTTGCCGGGATCGGTCGATTATGCCGCTGGCTTGGCAGCACGTCAGGCCGAGCTAGCCGTGCTGATCACGCACCTGCGCGCGCTGGGCGCCAGCGCGATAACTGTGGTCGATTGGCATGCGTGGCACCCAGGCGCAACGCCGTTAACCCCAGCTGTGATGCCGGATAACGTCACGTTGCTCGACGGCGCACTATCGCAGCGCGTCGATGTCGCAATCGCACACGGGCTGCACGCGATGACGGGCGCCGAAGGGTTTTGCAGTCAGACGTTCGCCCCAGACCTTACCGTAACCGTCAACGGTCAGCCTGTTGGAGAACTTGCGCTTTTGGCATGGTGGCTTGGCGAACAAGGGATCCCACTCGGCCTGGTAGCTGGTGACCGCGCGCTCTCGCAAGAGGCGGAACGCTGGACCGAGCAGACGACAACCGTGACGGTGAAACGTGCACGAGGGTGGGATGCCGCACTGACACTGCCGCTCGAGCGTGCTGCTGCCGCATTGCAAGCTTCGCTTGAGCGAGTACTTGCGCGGCGTGAATTCTGGTGGGTCTACCGGCCACCGAGCCCGCTCGCCATTACTGTCGAGCGAGATGGTGTGCTGCTGGCACAGGATAGGGCGGTGAGCAGCCTACACGACTGGCTCACCGCCTTTCGACGAAAGCTTGGCGCGGCAGGGAGTTAG